One window of the Cotesia glomerata isolate CgM1 linkage group LG10, MPM_Cglom_v2.3, whole genome shotgun sequence genome contains the following:
- the LOC123272794 gene encoding uncharacterized serine-rich protein C215.13-like, which yields MPRQPMSAEAVIDDTVAGSSENASALDDTLIISSDSDDEDYFINFLVTSVTDRRASTPSGLTFNNSSAFEPSGSSSSMVNLSSRRMSESSPSTSGLTVNESSASAPAGSSPAMANLSSSSMSQSSLSTSGLTVTQSNSACDDEEIIPEGTSICCCCRFRAAVWAFIKCGHLCLCNECNRKIGDRCPLCREKSRKIKIFTNHP from the exons ATGCCAAGACAGCCTATGTCAGCTGAAGCTGTGATTGATGACACGGTTGCAGGATCATCGGAAAATGCGAGTGCTTTAGATGACACTTTAATAATCTCATCGGATAGTGATGATGAag ATTACTTCATTAACTTCTTAGTAACTTCAGTGACTGATCGCCGTGCGTCCACACCATCTGGCTTAACTTTCAACAATTCTTCTGCGTTTGAGCCATCCGGTTCTAGTTCTTCGATGGTAAATTTGTCAAGTCGTAGGATGTCAGAGTCTAGCCCGTCGACGTCTGGCTTAACAGTCAACGAATCATCTGCGTCTGCCCCCGCCGGTTCTAGCCCGGCGATGGCAAATTTGTCAAGTTCTAGTATGTCACAGTCTAGTCTGTCAACGTCTGGCTTAACAGTAACTCAAAGTAACTCAGCATGTGACGACGAAG agATTATTCCGGAAGGGACAAGCATATGCTGCTGCTGTAGATTTCGGGCTGCTGTCTGGGCATTTATTAAATGCGGTCATTTATGTCTTTGCAATGAGTGCAATCGAAAAATTGGAGATCGCTGTCCACTCTGTCGTGAAAAAtcacgaaaaattaaaatatttaccaatCATCCATAG